A window of Panthera tigris isolate Pti1 chromosome A3, P.tigris_Pti1_mat1.1, whole genome shotgun sequence genomic DNA:
GGATTTGCACCCACAGGACGTGCTTGTGCTTAAGGTGCGGCTTTAATGGATttttggagaggagggaggggctggccaCAGAAGGGAAAGACACACTGCTCGTGGCAGAAGACGGCCCTGAGGCCACAGCCCCTCTACCCTCTCCAAGCTCTGGGGAGCATGCCCTGACAGGTGACCCTAGCCCCTCCTGTTCCCTcgacctcccccaacccccaccctccgGGGCCCGGGACAGGGCTGTCAGATGGACTTCCGCCGGGCCGGGGGCCTGCCCACCGTGCCGCCGCCCACAGCCCCAGGGCTCGAGGGGGGTGAGAAGGCCAGGTTGTCGCGGGCTCCCAGCTGCAGCCGGTGCACGCGGGACGAGATGGAGGCGGAGCCCCCGGCGCGGGCAGGGCAGCGGGGCGGAGGGCGGCCGCGGCTCTCGGGCGCCCCCAGGCGGAGCGGGCTGGCGCGGCGGGTGGCGCGCTCGGGCGCGTCGGTGCTGGCCGCCAGAAAGCGCAGGACCACGAGGTTGAGGAAGGCGCCGATGACCGTGAGCCCCAGGAGGATGTAGAGGAAGCTGAAGGCCACGTAGGGCGGCTTCCTCTGAAGCGCCTCGTCTCTCTGCAGCGCCACGAAGTCACCGAAGCCGATGGTGGTGAGGGTGATGAAGCAGTAGTAGTAGGCGTGGAAGAAGGTCCAGCCCTCGAAGTGCGCGAAGGCGGCGGCCCCGAGGGCCAGGGTGGCGGCGCACACCAGCAGCCCGGCCACCACCATGTTCTCGGTGGACACGCGCGGCCGCCGCAGGCCCAGGCAGCGCTTGGCCGCCAGCAGGAGGCGCCGCACCAGCGCGTTCAGGCGCTCGCCCAGGCTCTGGAAGGTGACCAGCGTCAGGGGGATGCCCAGGAGCGCATAGAACATGCAGAAGACCTTGCCCGAGTCCGTGCCCGGCGCGGCGTGGCCGTACCCTGCAGGGAGAGCGGAGGGGAGGGATGGTGAGCACCGGCCGCAGCCGCCCTGTCCgggctccctcccctgcccccccggAGCCTGCGCAGCGTCTTGAATTGCTGCTTCTAACTAGGTCATTCCCCGCCTTTGAAACCTTGTGTGGCTATCCCTAACCGCCCCAAATTGTAAACAACCCAGCGTCCCTCGGCTGGGGAACGCGTAAACAACCTGCGGTACGCACGTACAATGCAATTCCGTTCCGGAACAGAAAGGAATGAACTGGGGTTACCTGCGCCAACAAAGGATGGGTCTCAGCTGCATTACGGGGAGCGAAAGAAGCCAAGCGCAAAAGACTACACACTCCATGGTTCCATTGAAATGGCATTCTGGAACCATTCTGGCAAAACTATGGGGACAGAGAGCACATCTGCGGTCGCCAGTCGTTGTGGTTGGAGGAGGGGGTTAACCAGAAAGGGGCATCCCATCTGGGGGTGATGGGAGCCTGCTAAGTCTCGGTGGTGGCTGCAGGACAGGTCCTCACCCGTGAGAACTCGCCGAGGGCTGCGACACTGAAAAATGTGTGTTTCACCGTGTGTGAAGAATGCCTTGATTTAAACATCAAGCAAAATCTTCCATGGTGCCCCAGGACCCACAGGGTAAAGCACCTACCAGTTCTCACTTGGTGTCGGAGCTCCTTGGTGATCTGACTCCCCCTACCACCCCGCACCTGTCCAGCCCCACCCCGTGTTGTGCCCCCAACCAGCATTCCCACCTCCACATGCCTCTTCTCatggtttttttcctcccctggATAGCCCTTTCCCTGCTGCCCTAGTCCACGACTTCCCACATCCTGCTCCAAGCCAGCCCTCGCTAAGCACTTCTTCAGTCTGATGTAGTAATTCTTCATCAGGTCCCCTCGACTGCTGTCGGGGACCTACACACGAGTGGGCCTCCTGGAGTCCTGGACCACCATGCCATCCCCAGGGACCGAGCATTCCTGGAGAGAGGAGCGAAAGCTTTCAGGGTATTCTCACAGAGGCCCATAACCCAGGAAAAGTCCAAAGAAGGTGCCCCCTCTAGCAAACGGACACCATCTGCCAAAATGTAAACACACAAACGCTTGGCCCGTGCATTTCCACAGTTAGGAAGTTAGTCCTCcaaaatacatgtgtgtgcaaAGTGAGGTGTGCATGGGGGGCATCAGGGAAGCATCGTGGCTCGTGGTGAAAACTaggcaacctaagtgtccatcggtAGGGGCCTGGTGAAATAAATCATGGTGCCAACCAAATGACAGAGCCCTACGCAGCAATGGTTCCTACCAAGGGTCATTTTGCCCCTgagggggacatttggcaatgtctggagacattttgggtgTCACAACTGGGATGGTTGTGTGCTCCTGGCGTCTTGTgcgtagaggccagggatgctaaaCATCCTGTGATGCACAGGCCAGCCCTCCCTCCACAACAGAGTTATCCGGTCCGACGTGTGAGTAGTGCTAGGGTTGAGAAATGCTGCTATACGGCCAAGAAAAAGATGACACAGCTTTTTAGGGATTGA
This region includes:
- the KCNK15 gene encoding potassium channel subfamily K member 15 isoform X2, with amino-acid sequence MRKQSVRTAALILCILSYLLVGAAVFDALESEAERGRQRLLAQKRGEFRRKYRFSAEDYRELERLALQAEPHRAGRQWKFAGSFYFAITVITTIGYGHAAPGTDSGKVFCMFYALLGIPLTLVTFQSLGERLNALVRRLLLAAKRCLGLRRPRVSTENMVVAGLLVCAATLALGAAAFAHFEGWTFFHAYYYCFITLTTIGFGDFVALQRDEALQRKPPYVAFSFLYILLGLTVIGAFLNLVVLRFLAASTDAPERATRRASPLRLGAPESRGRPPPRCPARAGGSASISSRVHRLQLGARDNLAFSPPSSPGAVGGGTVGRPPARRKSI
- the KCNK15 gene encoding potassium channel subfamily K member 15 isoform X1; translation: MRKQSVRTAALILCILSYLLVGAAVFDALESEAERGRQRLLAQKRGEFRRKYRFSAEDYRELERLALQAEPHRAGRQWKFAGSFYFAITVITTIGYGHAAPGTDSGKVFCMFYALLGIPLTLVTFQSLGERLNALVRRLLLAAKRCLGLRRPRVSTENMVVAGLLVCAATLALGAAAFAHFEGWTFFHAYYYCFITLTTIGFGDFVALQRDEALQRKPPYVAFSFLYILLGLTVIGAFLNLVVLRFLAASTDAPERATRRASPLRLGAPESRGRPPPRCPARAGGSASISSRVHRLQLGARDNLAFSPPSSPGAVGGGTEGAATSATQERLSTGPCHQLALPSGNRWLFLC